The genomic stretch AGTTGAGATTCAACTTGATGAAACTGCTCTGTTAACtcctaaaaaaggaaaataaaaataaaaattcaaacactTCATTCCTAACaccaattataaaattaaaatataatttacatggaAAGACTTTAAAGGACTTAATAACTTCCCGCAATTTTAGCAATAAATAAACCTCAATTTAAAATCCATAACAGGTTTAATATAAATTCTAAGTAAGATTAATTGCAACAACTTCTGATAGGTAATTTTAAGTGATTCAAAGGAAACTCTTCCTGAAGTGTACTTGATATGTaagctgttctgtgcattcatatattcaacaaatactatTGTGACAAGTACTGTTTTAGAGATTACTGATACAAGAATAAACAAAAtctccctcatggagcttatattctgcTTAATAAATCAAACCTTGTTTTAGCCTATTCTCTGTTTATTCTAGACAGAAGGTACAGAGAAAGTTGAAATGAAGACCAATAAAAGAGAATTAACACAAAtctccatttttcattttttcgtATTGTCTTACCAAATAGAATTACCCATGACATTCCACGAAAACCATCCTGACTCATCATATCATTTTCCTGCTCAAGAATCCAGCCATGCCGACCCTTCATATTTATTACAGTAAATTCAAATTCCTCAGTATCTAGCATTTAAACCAGATTATTAACAAGTTTCCATAGCTTTCTAATCAAGCattctatttataaattttagCCAGTATCACCAAAGAGGTTCTCTGAAAAATCTGTTGCTCTAACTATCCTCAATATTCCACAGCTTCTAGGCATGGTCCACAAATATCATAATTATCTGAGGTACTTGTTATGAAGACAGATTCCTGTACTCCCTCACTAGactaaattacttaatctctgtaCAGGGCTAGGAACCTGCGTTTTGATATGCTCCCTGATGATTCTAATGTACAAGTTCAAGAATGACTACTTAAGACCTGTCATAAATGCCAATTCACAGAGCAGTACTTCTTAAAATACATACTTTTGAAAATCAAGTAATTTCAACATTATATCTACATTTAGTGATCTCCTCTAAGACAAACTTGGTAAACTTGAATATACTGAGAAACAACAATCTCATCTTTACCTTCAATTAAATACTAAAGATCATACAGTTGCTAAAACAATATTGCTACAGATACTGAAGTTCAGCTTCATTAATAATAGAAACACAAGTTAAAATTGATATGGCATTTTATATCACATTGAGCTAGGGAAAAACACTAATAATACCCACTGATAAGATTAGAGTGAAATTACCATATTTTAGTGATTCTTGGatgcattttttttcacattttaacatatcTGAAATGAAGATGCATCTTAATCAAGAACATCATATGATTGTTTCTGGCCAGGTACTCTTAAGAAATACTTTCTCATCAACATTCTTGATATACAGTGTGGAAAATTACAGACAACTCTGAGTCAAAAAATAAGAGCAGAATTGAACATTGAAATGTGATGCTTTAGAACTACCCTAACCATTTaaattgacttatttttttccttttaacataTGTCCAAGAGTGGTATGATAAAAATCTATGTCTACCTACACCTAAAAAGATCTTTTCTAGTaagtatgaaaaacaaaaattcttaatGGAGAAAACATTGTGCCGGTTTAactaagagtttttcttttttggcaattCATAAAATGATGGTGTGCCATATGGTCAATGGTGTCTAGTAGACACTTAAATAGTAGTGGTAGCATTATAAACTCCTTTAAAAAGCAATCTGACCGTATCAAAggcaaaaaatgtgtatatactaCCCTGGCACAAAAAACCCCAATGATCctatttccaagaatttatccagaTAAAAGTATCCAACAACAAAAAGCTATATACACAAAGATACATATGATATTGTTCAagagcaaacaaaagaaaaaaatgaagactatCAAAATGCCCAATAACAATAACCAGCTACAAAATTGATGGCATAGTAATTAAATCAAGACAGTATAGTTAAcattaaaagttaagaaaactatttagaaagtaaaaatgtttatttcatcatgctaagtaaaaacaaaactatggTCTTTGCTGAGGGTCTTTAGAAGTTAGCAACATGGCAGAAGACATGAAGGTCAAAATTAAGAACTACAGGACTGTCCCATTTGACAGCCACTTTGTCAACTAGAACCAGAACATGAACTGCTGGCAGAACTACCTGGACTTCTACCACTCCAAGACGGCAATGACTGCTAAAGGGGGTGATGTCTCTGTGTGCAAATGGTACTGGCATGTGTACAAGTCCCTCTGCCCCATATCCTTGGTCTTGACCTGGGACAAAGGCACGTTTCCTGGGAAAATCTGAACTGGCTCCACCCCACCTTTCCTCTGTTCTCCATCCTTCTCCCAGGGTGGTAAAGGGGGACCTGGGTACATGATGATCCCTACCCTGGGTCCATGAATCAAGActtaactaataataaaaacttaCTGGAAAAGCGTAAAGAAAACTATATGCCTTACAttactaagcaaaagaaaaatggcaaaggaatattaatattagacaaaaCAATATCAAGACAAAAAGCATCACCAGGAATAGCCATTATGTAATGCTAAATGCTTTGATTCACTGCAATTTAAAATGACCAGGATAATTATTCACTGCAATTTTAAACCTGGATATAACTTataaaatagactcaaaatacatagagaaaaaaatgatatacAACTACATggagaaattttcttcttttttgagaccgagtcttgctctgtcaggctggagtgcagtggcatgatcttggctcactgcaacctttgtctcccgggttcaagggattctcctacgtcagcctcccaagtagctgggattacagtcacccgccaccacgctcagctaatttttgtatttttagtagagacgggctttcaccatcttggccaggctggtcttgaactcctgaccttgtgatctacccgcctcggcctcccaaagtgctgggattataggcgtgaaccaccgcgcccggcctatgtggAGAAATTTTCAAATCCGCCATCACAGTGGAAATTTTTACACAATTCTCAATAGATCAAGAAGACAAAAATCAGTAATGGGAGacctttcaaaaaacaaatcacagataccacttcacacccattggGATGGCTACTATTTTAAAAACCACaggaaataacaagtgttggcaaagatgtggagaaactggaaatgTGCAGCTGTGAGACATGACTATCATAACAGTATGATCTATAGTAACAAAAACtgtaaataacctaaatgtctgtCAATCTAACAGATAATTTCATTGTGGAAtatcatataatggaatactaactatacaaaagagaaaactatgAATGAACTATACAGCTTTACGTGTATCAACATGAGTGAGTCTCAAAAACATGTTAAGCCATTGAAAAAGCAAGCAAGTCATTGAAGGATACATACCTTCAATATACATGCCTTTGGTATAACACCACTAGTATAATAACAGCATATAAAGTTCAACAACATATAAAACTAAATACACAGTCTAGGAATATATATattcgtgtgtatgtgtgtgtgtgtaataaaactatacataaaagcaagaaaataatgaacaaaattaaGCATGGTAGTTACTCTTTGAAGATGAGAGAGGAATTATATTAGGAGGAGCATGTACCATTAAGTGTACACAGAGGATTTTAAAGATATAAAGGCAATCCTGTGTTTGCTAAGATgagtgaaaaaaatacagaagcgattttattttttaacactaaTATAAACATTACATATCCTTTTGTGTctgaaaaattatatacatttttaaatttctgtgcaCACTCATCAAAACTATCTGAAAAACATTTATATGTGAACAAAAATTAGGAGATATAGAAATATACTTTATATTAAGGCAATGAAATTGGGGTAATATTTTCCTCctgttaacattttctttaatatcttttacaacaagcatttttttaaaaagcatttttaactACTATGGCAAATACCCACCTGATCACTAAGCAAAAGCTGATTTCCTCCTTGATACAAAGTATCACAAAGCATGTCCACATCCTTATTCCgtttggacagaaagaaagagtgTTCTTGAGCAGATACTGCCAACTGATCTTGTACTAAAGAAACATTCTGTTTCAATTTCTCAGCCACCTCCTCAAGGTTTCCATGAGTTAGAAACAagtcttttttcttattctctcccTCTAAAAGTTGGTAAAgcctaaaatgtaaaaattaaaattatagggAAAAATTATCAAGTCAGTatcattttcaaaattacaaTCCACTGTATTGGAGCATTTGTGGGGATAGCTAAGTAACAACTTACAAAAATATTGGCTGGgtacggtagctcacgcctgtaatcctagcactttgggaggccaaggcgggcggattgcctgagctcaagagttcgagactagcctgggcaacacagtgaaaccccatctccactaaaatacaaaaaaaaaaagttagccgggcatggcggcatgcacctatagtcccagctactcgggaggctgagaggcaagaggattgcttgaacccgggaggcagaggttgcagtgaaccaagatcacgccactgcactccagcctgggtgacagagtgagactccgtctccaaaaaaaaaaaaataataataataataataataatttgtgtgCCTGCAAAAATCAAGCAACTGAAACCATTCTAACTGTAATACTATTTCAGTACAGAAATATATATTCTAACTACTACATTAGATAAAGTCTATTACTGAATTCCCAGTTTCCCCACCACCCAAGTTTTAGATATAAAATTCTTCTTAACTTTAACTGCCACTAACGTACTTCAAAGTGCACTTCAGAGATAACCTCTGAAGAAAACACTTGTCTCATAGAATATAACTTTATGATGTAGTAGAAACAACAACaggctatggctcatgcctgtaatcccagcattgtgggagggttacttgagcccaagagttcaagaccagacttgGCAACATattgaagccccatctctacaaaatttttttttttaattagccaggcatggtggcacgtgcctgcagtcctaactactcaggaagttgaggcaggaggatcacttgagcccaggagctggaggctgcagtgagctatcatcacatcactgtactcccacctaggcaagagagtgagaccttgtcttaaaaggaaagaaaaggaaggaaaggaagggaaagaagagagaaagagagagaaaggaagggaaaggaagggaaaggaaggaaaggaagaagggaaggaaggaaaaaacaagcaagcaagcaagcaagcaagcaatgaATTTGAAACGGAAGACCTAGGTCTAGGTCTGAGTTTTCTGTTACGTGAAACCTAGGGCAAATCAATCTCTGAGACTTATTTCCACATCTTAACTACTACACATCTTAACCTACCTATATTACAGGATTGTGGTGGggttaaaagagaaaaactaaaattgttaaacaatgtaaaatataaaatgtaaaatttaaacaatgtaaaatgtaaataaagagtTACATAAATAGCTATAATAGTAAACTTTtgctcagaattttttaaatagttattttatcAAGTTGTAACAGACTTCCTAAAACTGGTTCAATCCCAAAGCTGCCAATTAGTCTTATAGATGCAACTACACAATTCCAGGGGTATCATTCACATAGATCATGACGTCAATGGTACCCCCTGAAATTGTGCAATGAGGCAACTCTATCCAGGCCCCTCATTtttttaacaagaaaacaaaaagattagaTGCTTTTACCCTAGTCCTGGAGAAAAATGAGGAGCAGGAGCCAGATTTTTGAGGTCTTAAGACTACTTTAGCCCTCCAATTTTCAGTATCCCTCTGCCATCAATTGCTCAGACATCCAGATGAAGCTTGGCAGCTAGCATTCATTCTCAATGATTCTCCTGACTACACACAGAAATGAAGTCTAACCTCTCTACTGCTACCTTCTCCAAATGCAGTCAATCCCCTGCCCCGCAATACCTACTATGCTGAGCTGTATTCAAACTTCCtgccccaaatctaaaataaggtATATAAATAATGATACCTAAAGGGGAATAAACCCATTCATTCCTCCAACTCATCCACTTAAGCTATAAAGTAGCTATTTTCAGATCTAACATAAATGGAAAAGGcagcaaaaaaactaaaaatgaaaaaaaaaaaaggcatatgaaaatggaaaaaaaaaggccaaagtgAAATGCAAAGATTAAAAACTTCTGAAATTTTAGCTCAAACTCTCTCCAGTATTTtgcaaaaacaaaaggaaatatttgCTAAAGAAACAATGAAGCATACATACCTATGAGTAGAATAATCCTTAGTATCAATGGTATTCCTTGGATTTATCTGCTGAGAAACTGACGGATCTGTTAACATTTCTAATTGCTTGTAGAGCATCATGTTACTTTGACTAAGTTCTTGAACCAAATTTTCAAGTTGACGATATATGTCCCGATGCTTTCTTAATTCAATTTCATATGATAACTGTAGAAGTTCAAATGAtgccttttgttttattaattgatttaaaACTAACTCTTGTCTTGCTGTATAATAATCTTGTTTAGCAATCTGCAGATCAAAATCTCCCTTTACCATTGGCATATTCAATAACTGGGCATTCTCTCTTACCACAGCAGGTAAACTTCTGTCCTTTATTTGAGTGATCTGTTTTTCAAGTTTCATAATCTCACTGGTCAAGCTAGAAATTTTAGCATCCAAATTTTCTTTGTCCACAGCCTATACAAAGAAAAGCAATTACATGTCAAACTGTATGCCTAAATTTGAAATCatcttaagattattttcactttCCACTTTAAGTGACCAGATAATAAGCTCAATGAATGAAAACTAATTTAATAttcatataaacaaaaattacagtttaaaagggaaaaatgtgGACTAAGTCAAGGGTATGAATTACTAAATTTTACTGCTATTACTACCATATATATAGTAACGGCTACCAAAATAGAGATCTTATTATACTTGTTTTAATCAGAATCATTATTAATAGCACACTATTCACTGAATGCAAGTATATGTTACTAGTTTTTCTTAAGTTAAAATTACCTAAATAGGTCCTAGTCAGCCAGTTGATTTCAGCACTTCTACATAATTATTGGATTTCCTATATCATTCAAATTTTTTGTCAGCTATAGAAACTAACTTGGTGCTGATATTCAGATTCAGAAAAGTTACATTTTTACTCAAGTATCTAGCAGTTATATTACCAAGAAAATAAGCTCTCCAAGAGTGCAGATAGACATCTGCAATACATCTATCCATATATTCTCAAAAAGAAATCAGTTTCAGTCTACTGAACCTGGACCTCTGACTTCATTAGTACTATGCTCTGGTTGGAGCAAACGAGGCAGAATACCCGTAATAAAGCAATTAGTTTCTAGccacatcttaaaaagaaaatctcagtcTAGTCTGTATCTGCATTacacaaatttaaaattcagaatgcaaattaaagcacttttgtttaaaataaactaGATAATGTGGTTGAGATTATAATTACTATTGCTGCCCTCCATTAACGTATGGATCTATTTGTATGAAACACTgatacagatcacaaataagcactgaacaaagagaaaataaaatgtaatctcTTATTAGATGCACCATTCTAAAGTACTTTAACAGCAGTATTATATCCTCTATTCCTAACAACAATTACAACGTGAATCCAATCTCATTTCTTATGCTTACCTTGCTGGTTAGGCTATGAAGACTCTCCTCTGCCCATTTTATACTTGACTTCATGCTCGAATTACTTGCTTTCAAGTGAATTAACTGATGTTGAGCACAAATGTATGCGAGCTGCAGTCTAGCCATCTCTAGTCGTCTCTCCTCAAGGATTTCTTGATTATCACAAATAGATGGTGTCTGTATATCTAAAAGTTGAAAATTGTCTTCATTTGAACTTTCAACTACTTCATGTATACCCTGAAAGAACTGTTTTTTGGTATACAAAGTTAATGCTGCTGTGCTTTGCTCTTCCTGACTTAAGTATTTTTCCAAGgaaaattgtgataaaaatacCAGTGGATTTGTCCCTTGACCTAAATTAGAATGTCTGAAGAACATCATCAATTGTGTAACTTCATCAGTAAGAGCCTGAAGTTCATTACTGATCTTAGTGATCACTGCATTTAGAATTCCTTGACTCTGCTTCAGCTTCTTAGTGGCTTCTTCTTCTTTAGCATTTAACCTCAGAGATTTGTGGCTAGTTACTGAAGCCATCAATTGACATTTATTACGTCGCTGAATTTTTAGGTTCTTTAATTTCAGTAGAGTTTGAACCTCATCCTCTAATTTCTCCAGCTCTTTATCATCCAGTCTAGGTGTCTTCAAATCAGAAGTTTTACACGTTTTAAGAGCTTCATCCAATGCCGCCCCTTCTAGGATAGGCTTGCCTGATTTCTGAAGAATGCTAAAAGCTTCCAATTCTCTTTCAGACAACACGTTCTGTTCATTCACATTCCCACAAAACCACTTCAGAAACGATTCATCTTCAACGCCCTCAAACAACCAGTCAAAGTCTTCTCCATTAAGATTATCAGCTTTGGGATAACCAATTTTTTTTAACGTTTCTACAAACTCATTTCCACAACTCATGGTTTAACTACCCCAATTTTGTTGTATCCGATATGGGTTTACGGTgttgatttttagaaaataaatccaaatagaaaaaaagctaCGTTTTATACCAAGTCCACAGagaagggaaaatatatttttagaatctATAATGATTCCTCCTAGGGGGGAAGAAAACAAGTATTAGACCACAAATATGACGAcggtgtttttaaaaagaagacacagacaaatatcacatgatatCTGAGAGCGGGATAACTGACAGGTAGTCGTGGCTGCAATGTTTGATGATgataaagagaaacagaaacaattagGATAGTTCTCAGAAAACCGCAACAGTAACGAAAATTAATTAAGAAAGTGGATCTATTTGgatccattttatctttttttccaaagATAAAATGGTTTAAAATGCATTACACTTTATAGAgcaacatttgtttttaattcaaaataaatggatCCAAACAAACCCAAGCCACCAGGAGGCTAGGCAGCCTCTCTTCTCTGCCCTCCGTACGTAAGAAAACGCAAATAAGTATGGCACATCTTCTGAAAATCAACTAAATATTTACCCCAACGACTCGTCCGGCAAGGGTCCACCTCCAGAGTCCACCACTGCGACGCGGAGAACAGCAGGAGCAGCAGGGAAGCGCGCGGCCACAATTAAGGGTGCCTCGGACCGGCCTTCAGCCAGCGCTGAGGCAGCCCCGACGCCGCGGCCGCGCGAACCCCAGAGGCGGCGGCAGGCCCCAGGGATCCGCGACCCCAAGGCCGCGATACACCTGACGCACCAGCGGCAAAACTTTCCTTCCGAGGGTCACCCAGCTGTGACACCTAAGCACGGTAACAAAACAAACGCACAAGCCCACCGAATCGCCGTCGACACCGAGCTGCAGAAGCCGGGGGTGACAGGCCCCGCGCAGCCCCTGCCCCAGCTCCTCGCCCAGCGGACCGGGCCGTGATCCCCGGGCAGCTGCTGGAGCACCTGGAAGGAGCCCCCAGGAGCGCAGGAAAAAAAGAGGCAGCTGGGTGCATACGGGGATCGCGGCCACTCCTCCAGCCCCACACCCCGGCGCCCAGAACCGAGGCCCCCGTCAGTCACCTCAGGAAGCTCCGCTCGCTTCTCACAGGAGCCCGCCGCCACCGCCCTCCGTACCCCGCGCGCCTCGCACTGCCTGACGGGAGCGCCTGGACGCGCGCACGCGCAGAAGGCGGCGGCGGGGGTCGTGGGGATGACTGCGCAGGCGTAGTGTAAAAAGAGGCGGAGTCGGCGAGGCTGGACTATGGGGTGGAGCTGAACAGGCGGCGCTCCGCCCCCTGCCGCTGCGGGCATCCTGCCTCCTGGGCGGGGCGCAGGGCAGAGAGAGGCGGGGTCTGGGCCGAGCAGGGCGGGGACAGGGCCTGGACAGGGGCGGGGACTGGGCAGGGGGCGGGGACTGGGCAAGAAATGGGGTGCAGAGGGGTGCGGTGGGGCGCCCTCTGGGGAGCTGAAGCTGCGGGCCTGCTCTCGACGGAGCCGTCAGTTGTGCTTCAGGCCTGCCCTGCCCCGTACTTCAATCTAGACCCTCTGAAGGCACTTTTGAGGGCTACAAAGAGCAGCACAGGTTGGTGGTTGGGAGACAGGCTGGAGCCCGGCGGTGATAGCGCTCGCCCCCGAGAGAGACGAGTTCCCACATCCACAGCAGCCCGAGCAGTGCCTGGTACATTTTAAGGGTTAGGGGTTGTTCGCTTAGAATCTTTTACAATGAACTTTATTTTGCAAAAACACTTAATTTCCAATCCCTCACCTGACCACTATGTAAAAGCTGActtccggccaggcgcggtggctcatgcccggaatcccagtactttgggaggccgaggcgggtggatcatgaagtcaggagttcaagaccagcctggccaagatggtgaaaccccatctctactaaaatatacaaaaattggccgggcgcggtggtgggcgcctgtaatcccagctactcgggaggctgaggcaggagaattgcttgaacccaggaggtggaggttgcagtgagccgagatcacgccactgcaaattctgggcgacagagcaagactctgactcaaaaaaaaagaaaaaaaaaagctgacttcCTCCACAATTCCCTTttcaaaatgttagaaataaacGGAGTGGCCTGAGTTAAATACATCGATGTATTTAACTCAGAGAGGATGGTACACTATTTCCAAAAAGGATGGCAGTCAGTGAAAGATGACTGAAACGAGATTGCTAAATTTCATGTGAATCTGGCTGATGCCCTACAGCCCAGTGAAACCAGACCTCTCTATTGGACAGAATTCGTTTGCATCTCTACCAAACAAAAATCCTTTGCCATTCCTCAGTCTTCCACAGGTTAGCAGGGGCTTTGGTCATGGGTAAATATAATAGTACTCCCTCCCTTCAGCGTCAAATGACCTTAAAGGTGGCTTGTTAGACAATGTTCTAGTCCAGGGTGACTAGGTAGAAGTCGTTTGGAtagtttttcttaacatttttaaggAGAGAAATAAGAATGTTCTAAGGCAAATATTGTAATCTGATCGAGTCAAAGATATTTCCTATTCATTCTTCacttgttttaagttttttttcctcctcttttaaaAGTCAGTAAGGCCTAAAATGATCTGAAAAACAAACATGATGGGAAAAAATTCACAGAGTGGTGCCCAATCTGCAGGCAGGGAACCAGGGATGCTGGAACcgggaggcctggtgggaggaccCTTGCAGCCCGGGGTTGGAGGTCGGGGGTGTGCATCAGGGGACAGAGTTGAGCCAGTTTGGACAGGAGGAAGTGGGAGCTGTGCAGGCAATGCCTTCCAGAAATGTTGCTGATGAGGCAAAGACTGGGTGGGAGGAGCGTGacagagagagatacagagagacagagagagacagacacagagagacagagacagagagacacagagagacagagacagagacacagacacagagagacagagacagacagacagagacacagagacagagagacacagagacagagacacagagagagacagaggagagagacagagagagagagcatgcaaAACAACACAAGCTGAGAGGGTGGGAATGCAGGGCTGAGgggaagattttttattttgttttgtttgaaaatgaGAGGAACTCGGGGATATTTATAGACTGCAAGGAGGAACTCTGAGGAGATagaattaaagatggcagaaagaCAAGGGCTCCTTTATAGAAAGAGATCCCTGGAGGGCAGGAGGGGTGTACTGCAGAGCCCTGGAGGCCGTTCTAGAAACCCACTTTCCTAGTGACTCCTGGATGGTTTCTTGGGCCACAAATTAATTCTCCATCTGATTTTGAATTGCTGACCATAGTTATTTGTTGGAAAGGTGTTTATGAGACCATAAAAGCCATAAAACCGTTAAGTAAAAATTACCACAGTATCAGCCCCTGGAGTACAAATGACAAACACAATAGTTTTAACTATACAGACATGGAAAGTTTTCTTCAGCTTGCCTTGGGAATTTAAGAAAGCAAGTATGTTACACTTATTTCCAGGGTAAGCTTTCTTTTCAGCAGTCAAAATTATTTGGGGTTTTAGTAAGGTCAAAAGATAAATGGAACCCAGGAATTAATCCTCCCTGAGAAAGCCCATGAGAATATAATGGACTAAACAGACCTAGAGACAGAGCTGTGAGGATCAAGTGTTTTTGctgtttgctttttctccttcctgtgGAAGCGATTTTCTCCTAttagtattaaaaaatattttaggttttggacAGTATCTTTGCAGACTATTTTTAAACTTCAGAAGTAACAGTCAGATGCTAAAGATTATTTCTTTTAGATGTAGTTTTCCATGCATTTTGTGGGACTCTATTCTGCAAGCAATGGAGAATGGGGGCCGTTTTCAAGCAGGAGATTGAATTCTCAGATGTGTGTTAGAAGCATAATTCTGCAAGACGAAAAATGACAAAAGGTGGTAAGAGACATGATATAGGCCCACTCTTGCAGCATGTAGGGGAGAAGGAGAGAGCTGGACAGAGAGAGCTACAGGAGCTGGCAGAGCCTGGGGCCTGATGACTAGCCTGGGTCCAAGAGACTCCGGGGTTTCCAGCCGAGTAGGGAGTGGCATTTCTTCCTATTCTTCCTACTAATCTTCCCTATTAAGAAGAAAGTAGAAGACTATAGGTTGGGAAAGAGTTTGTTTTCCATCCTGTTGACATTCATGTGACAAAGTGAGAACTCAGTCCCCAAACTCAGGAGCAGGTTTGGGTCAGCACAAGCTCAAAGGAGGTGACAGAGTTCATTCACCAAGGTGGCCATGTGGAGAGGGCCTTTGAAGTGGGAAGGAATGGGAACCACAAGGGCTGGCAGCGCCTGGGACTGGTGGGGTGTCAGAAGGGGCCTCAGGACAGGAAGAGGAGTTGTGAGCCCCTGAGGCTCAGCAGGCCAGTGGCATAACCATTTACATTCTAGAAAGATCCCCATGAGGCTGGTGTGTACACGGCTGACCTGGCCAGGGACTAGGAAAGGCGGAAGGAGCAATGTGAGAAGGCCCTGTGGCGATTAGCCCAGATGATTCCAGGGCCTAATTTGGGTGGCCATAATCTCAGCAAAAATGTGGTGGGAAGGGATACAGGGGGATCAGGGCCCCCTGCCCAGAGTAGGCTGTGCCTGAGCTGGTGAATGCAGGGAGCAGGTGGGAgtgggggctgaagccagggcaGGGGTGGGCCAGATTGAGCTGAAGGACAAAACGCGGTGTTTCAGTTTAATCTGGAGGCCATGGGGACCCAGAGGAGGACTTCAGGGAGGTGAGCAAGGAGACCTTTGAGGTCATTCAGGCTGCCAAGAAGAGGGTGGGCGGGAGGCTGCAGGCAGGGTCCTACTTGGAGGGGGACTTGCTGTAACCCAACAAGCACAAAGATGAAAAGCAGAGATGGACTCCGCCGGGAGAATCAAGGGCTTCCCAAAGGAC from Symphalangus syndactylus isolate Jambi chromosome 16, NHGRI_mSymSyn1-v2.1_pri, whole genome shotgun sequence encodes the following:
- the HAUS3 gene encoding HAUS augmin-like complex subunit 3 isoform X1, whose product is MSCGNEFVETLKKIGYPKADNLNGEDFDWLFEGVEDESFLKWFCGNVNEQNVLSERELEAFSILQKSGKPILEGAALDEALKTCKTSDLKTPRLDDKELEKLEDEVQTLLKLKNLKIQRRNKCQLMASVTSHKSLRLNAKEEEATKKLKQSQGILNAVITKISNELQALTDEVTQLMMFFRHSNLGQGTNPLVFLSQFSLEKYLSQEEQSTAALTLYTKKQFFQGIHEVVESSNEDNFQLLDIQTPSICDNQEILEERRLEMARLQLAYICAQHQLIHLKASNSSMKSSIKWAEESLHSLTSKAVDKENLDAKISSLTSEIMKLEKQITQIKDRSLPAVVRENAQLLNMPMVKGDFDLQIAKQDYYTARQELVLNQLIKQKASFELLQLSYEIELRKHRDIYRQLENLVQELSQSNMMLYKQLEMLTDPSVSQQINPRNTIDTKDYSTHRLYQLLEGENKKKDLFLTHGNLEEVAEKLKQNVSLVQDQLAVSAQEHSFFLSKRNKDVDMLCDTLYQGGNQLLLSDQELTEQFHQVESQLNKLNHLLTDILADVKTKRKTLANNKLHQMEREFYVYFLKDEDYLKDIVENLETQSKIKAVSLED
- the HAUS3 gene encoding HAUS augmin-like complex subunit 3 isoform X2 yields the protein MSCGNEFVETLKKIGYPKADNLNGEDFDWLFEGVEDESFLKWFCGNVNEQNVLSERELEAFSILQKSGKPILEGAALDEALKTCKTSDLKTPRLDDKELEKLEDEVQTLLKLKNLKIQRRNKCQLMASVTSHKSLRLNAKEEEATKKLKQSQGILNAVITKISNELQALTDEVTQLMMFFRHSNLGQGTNPLVFLSQFSLEKYLSQEEQSTAALTLYTKKQFFQGIHEVVESSNEDNFQLLDIQTPSICDNQEILEERRLEMARLQLAYICAQHQLIHLKASNSSMKSSIKWAEESLHSLTSKAVDKENLDAKISSLTSEIMKLEKQITQIKDRSLPAVVRENAQLLNMPMVKGDFDLQIAKQDYYTARQELVLNQLIKQKASFELLQLSYEIELRKHRDIYRQLENLVQELSQSNMMLYKQLEMLTDPSVSQQINPRNTIDTKDYSTHRLYQLLEGENKKKDLFLTHGNLEEVAEKLKQNVSLVQDQLAVSAQEHSFFLSKRNKDVDMLCDTLYQGGNQLLLSDQIC